From the genome of Glycine max cultivar Williams 82 chromosome 2, Glycine_max_v4.0, whole genome shotgun sequence, one region includes:
- the LOC100305966 gene encoding Protein CURVATURE THYLAKOID 1D, chloroplastic-like: MGLCTVQPITLSKLPNASSFLPKPKPSLPQSYTPSAAHLSRSVCLRNLSPKATSSEEERSSGGSQFFNEKRDGVIILEDVKEDNNKNEFDKTVIEDTKQDLFDDDGQGLSFDLLDKLNFDTDDTGSIVVYGGGALVALWLTSAVIGAIDSIPLFPKLLEVVGLAYTVWFTSRYLLFKQNRDELGAKIEELKGQIFGSEDN; the protein is encoded by the exons ATGGGGCTTTGTACAGTTCAGCCTATCACTCTCTCGAAGCTTCCTAACGCCTCCTCTTTTCTTCCTAAACCTAAACCCTCTCTTCCTCAGTCTTACACTCCCTCCGCCGCACACTTATCTC GGTCAGTTTGCTTAAGGAATCTGTCGCCAAAGGCAACATCTTCTGAAGAAGAAAGGTCCAGTGGGGGAAGTCAATTTTTCAATGAGAAGCGCGATGGTGTAATAATCCTGGAGGATGTTAAAGAGGATAATAATAAGAATGAGTTCGATAAAACGGTGATTGAAGATACAAAGCAAGACTTGTTTGATGATGATGGACAGGGTCTATCATTTGATTTGCTGGATAAGCTCAAT TTTGATACTGATGACACTGGTTCCATTGTCGTGTATGGGGGTGGTGCCTTGGTGGCTCTGTGGCTAACATCAGCGGTTATTGGCGCAATTGATTCTATCCCATTG TTTCCCAAGCTGTTGGAAGTTGTGGGGCTTGCATATACAGTGTGGTTCACTTCCCGTTACCTGCTTTTCAAG CAAAATAGAGATGAATTGGGTGCTAAAATAGAAGAGCTCAAGGGACAAATTTTTGGTTCAGAGGATAATTGA
- the LOC100816412 gene encoding mitochondrial uncoupling protein 5, with protein sequence MGVKGFVEGGIASIIAGCSTHPLDLIKVRMQLQGENNLPKPVQNLRPALAFQTGSTVHVAAAIPQTRVGPIAVGVRLVQQEGLAALFSGVSATVLRQTLYSTTRMGLYDVLKTKWTDSVTGTMPLSRKIEAGLIAGGIGAAVGNPADVAMVRMQADGRLPPAQRRNYKSVVDAITRMAKQEGVTSLWRGSSLTVNRAMLVTASQLASYDQFKETILENGMMRDGLGTHVTASFAAGFVAAVASNPVDVIKTRVMNMRVEPGATPPYAGALDCALKTVRAEGPMALYKGFIPTISRQGPFTVVLFVTLEQVRKLLKDF encoded by the coding sequence ATGGGCGTCAAAGGTTTTGTCGAAGGAGGCATCGCTTCCATCATTGCAGGATGTTCCACACACCCACTTGATCTCATCAAGGTCCGCATGCAGCTTCAGGGCGAAAACAATTTGCCCAAACCGGTTCAAAATCTCCGACCCGCACTCGCCTTCCAAACCGGTTCGACCGTCCACGTGGCAGCGGCTATTCCGCAGACCCGCGTGGGTCCCATCGCGGTTGGGGTTCGCCTCGTCCAGCAAGAAGGCCTTGCGGCCTTGTTCTCCGGCGTCTCCGCCACTGTCCTCCGCCAGACGCTCTACTCCACCACCCGTATGGGCCTCTACGACGTCCTCAAGACCAAGTGGACCGACTCCGTCACCGGCACCATGCCGCTCAGCCGCAAGATCGAGGCCGGTCTCATCGCCGGTGGCATCGGCGCCGCCGTGGGGAACCCCGCCGACGTGGCCATGGTCCGAATGCAGGCAGACGGGCGCCTCCCTCCGGCACAGCGGCGCAACTACAAGTCCGTCGTGGACGCCATCACGCGAATGGCGAAGCAAGAAGGCGTCACTAGCCTTTGGAGAGGCTCATCGCTTACGGTGAACCGCGCCATGCTCGTGACGGCGTCGCAGCTCGCGTCGTACGACCAGTTCAAAGAAACGATCTTGGAGAACGGCATGATGCGCGACGGGCTCGGGACCCATGTCACGGCGAGCTTCGCGGCGGGGTTCGTGGCGGCGGTGGCGTCGAACCCCGTCGACGTGATCAAGACGAGGGTGATGAACATGAGGGTGGAGCCCGGGGCGACGCCGCCCTACGCCGGCGCGTTAGATTGTGCTCTGAAGACTGTGCGCGCGGAGGGTCCCATGGCGCTTTATAAGGGGTTTATTCCTACGATCTCGAGGCAGGGACCGTTCACTGTGGTGCTGTTCGTGACACTGGAACAGGTTCGCAAGTTGCTTAAGGATTTCTGA